Sequence from the Ziziphus jujuba cultivar Dongzao chromosome 9, ASM3175591v1 genome:
aaaataaaaataatttagtcgttaattaatccaaaattaaaatatatatgtaaaactatATAATTGGAGTTACAAATTTGCAATAATATAgcatatgatataataatataacaatctcatgtaatagttaaatatagatacatttatatacataataaatctaATACCACTactctaaaaataatataaaaaaagctttattaataattatatttttaattttctacatgtccaatactcttagacatatttatttatttatttattttttatgttcatAAATCCAtgtatgtattaaatatattatatttaagtaaataaatattattttaatagatttgttttttattttgaattaataaaagaaaattaataatacaacctTAAATCAGTTTGAAATTTAGTAATAACTAATGTAttattaatggtaaatttaatatattaaagttataatttaaatgggttATAATTGTATGGGGTCGAATTAATACATTAATTGACACGTTTAGTTAAATagatcaatttaattttaaattaaatggatCAATCCGAAATTGACATGTTTAGTTcactttttatcttttatctttttttttttttctgcataaCTTTTTTGTTTGTCCCCCTTCAatcttggggaaaaaaaaaaaaaaactggcaTTGCAtctgtggggaaaaaaaaaataaaaaatactaatttaGGATTACAAATTTTGAGATCGTGGATGAAAccgaaatacaatttatttatttatttttgtcttcaaTTTTTGGCCATTTCTTCAGACTTATTGTCCAAAGTTGAATATATGACACGTACTTGTTCTCATTATTTAGCCACCTCTTCTGGtgattcttaatttaaattgtACTTGATTGTGGATAATTATGTAATGAATGATTTATTCTAATTTAGCTTAACTTGATGGTCTGAAACCAATcttgaaaagaaaagagaactaaggtcgaaaaagaaaagaaacgtaaagaaacaaaaaagaaaggaaaagaatttTTCGTGAGTGTTTATGCAGAAAAGAATATAAACACATAACTTTCTACTGGGTATCCTGTCACTCGATTTCACATGAGTTGCTTTTTGGAGTGTTTgacaaattttaagaaaatgctTTTGCTCTTCACAAGCAATTCTAATTAAAGCCAATGAGAGGCTTCCTAAGAAAGAATTTTTGCAAGAGCAAAAGAAGAAGTAAAAGTTATACCAAATAGAGCTGTAATAGTGCCTAGCATAAGCTAAACGACAACGGTAAgggtaataaatattatatgtgtgtgcatatatatatatatatatatatatatatcttgcagTTTTGTTCCTTACCATCTCTTGAAGCAATTAATCCAGGAAAACCATTATGATAGCTAatcaatatatagatatatatactaTGGAAATGAATTTTCATATTTGTCTCTAGAGATCATTGAGATCAAAATTACGGAGATCAGAAATGGATACTCCGGCGTCAAGTCATGATCATCCTTTGGTCCTAAATCATACCATGCATAATCGTCATGAGCTTGCTTCCCTCCTCCACTGCAACAAATGCGGATACGCTATCGTGAGAggttctttttattcttgttttcaCTGTGGCTATCACCTCCATTATCATTGTGCTGTAACAATGCCACCCAAAATCAATCACCCCTTTCACCCTCAACACCCCTTGTCCTGGTGTATTATAGGGTCTTTTACATGTGCCTTTTGCTATCCACATGATAGCAATTTTCTAAACCCATTGAGAGAAGAATATTATTCATACTCATGTATTGAGTACAATTTGAAGTTGGATATTGAATGCGCTTTGGCACCCACCATAACATGCTATGATGATCAAACTCGACCTCTTTGTCATCTACAACCAATGGACCTTGTTGAAAAAGAAGATGGATTATCATTTTCTGCTTGCTGTGTATGTGAATCACCATCTCGATTTGGTAGCTCaacgtattattattattgcaaaaTATGTGAGTTTTCTGTTCACAAATCATGTACTAATTTTTCTAGAGATATAATGCACCCTTTTCATCCAAAACATCgtcttttccttcatttttcaTATGGCATACTTGATTGTTCTTCTTGCGGGAGAGATTGTTGTTATAGGTTCAATTTTCGATGTAAGGAGTGTGACGTTAATGTGTGTATAAGATGTACTTTTCTGAGACCTTGCATAAGATATCAAGGGCATGACCATCTTCTTTGCTATGTTAACTATGTATGGAAATTTTATTCCCGTACTAGTTGTGATGCTGATGATGCTTATTGTAAACAATATTCCATGGGTGACTTAAGTGAATTTAATTGGAGTAGAAACCACGTATTGCGTTGCGTTCCATGTCAGTTCAATCTCCACTTACTTTGTGGTCCATTGCCATCCGTCATAAAACACAAATGCCATATTCACCCTCTCACTCTCGTTGATTCATTGATTGAAGATGATTCAGGTGAATACTACTGTGATTCTTGTGAAAAGGAAAGAGATCCACGACTTTGTGTTTATTATTGTGAAGGATGCAAGTATGTTGCTCATGTCCAATGTGTGATATCCGAGGTATAGTTTTAGCAATTTTCATAACCCATTTTAAGTTATTATCCCAATTACTATTTTGGTAATATTGTCGAATTCACTAGCAAATATGCATAAAAATAGAGAGATAGGGAAAATctatattttacaaatattattttctttgcaaaattatAGATTTAACTCATAATTATGTCACCCTGAATAATATCCTTCATTCGTTACTACTGTTTAATAATCTTTTACAATTAATATGATATTGATCTATCCTTGAAttatgaacattttttttttttttttttgggtcaatctCCTATCAGGTTTTACGTGTATTGAAGGGAGAATTAAAAGATGTAGAACTGAGAATTGTGGGACAAAATGAGCTTGACACAGAAATAATGGAGAAAAATTTAGTGCTagacaaagagaaagaggaaagtGCCTTGGTGGGGGAACAAGGTAAGGCTTCCATGACCTTGATGGATTTAGTTTCCGAGTTATCGAAAAGAATTGGACGATTTGCACTTAGTGTTAGTAGATTATAAAACATATAGTTCATCAGAAATGCATCAACCAGTTGAAGTTAAAGATAACATCCAAGAGTTTATCAATTTGCTTCAGAATTCGAATTATTCATCAAGAAGGTTTCAATTAACAGCTGATGACTTGAAGGTAAAAATTGTCAATGTTGGGAATTATAAGGTAACTCACAACTTGGCTCACATTCTCAAGGACTTGCTTGCTAAGTATGGAGATGTTAGTGGTGGAGATGAGTCGAAGTTAAGTACAGCAATGAAGAGCATGGCGTTTTACCTCTTATGTGGACTCATTCATAGCCTGCGTAAAACTTTGCTGGTGGATGTTACTCAAAATCATCTTAAAGATTGGTTTTTACGTCTGGAAATCCTGGAGTCTAATGGCTTTAAAATCAGCTTTGTTCGTTCTTGTATAGAACGCATTTTGCCTTCTTACCTTGTTTTTGAAGCAGAGAGAGTTATAGATGAAGATAAAAAACGTGTTGATGAAAAAATTACGGATTTGCAAAAAAAGATTCAAGGGATAGTAACTGAGATGGAGAAATGTAAAAAAGATCATGAAAAGCTTTGTGaaagatataaaaatacaacCAAGTTTAAGGAAGACAGTGAGAATTTGATATCGAAGTATAAGATTGTGGGAGATGATTTATTCTGACTCATTGTTGGTTATTAGCACAAATTTGTCTATAAATTAAATGTATGTAAGATCGAATACATGTGTACGTGTGTATTTATGTAAACATTAACAAAAATTGTAGAACAAGGCAATGCAAAGTGGAAAGCCATGCTTTTTTATTAGTAGATGTCACTAAACATCTTCTTAAAGATTCGTATCCTTAGGTTATGTTAGAGATACAGACTTCAAAATCGAGTTTATATTCGTCAGATTAAAAGAAGTTTTCACGCTTACTTTGGTATTCAAGCTAGTAGATATGAAAATGAATTTTGAAGAAGCTAGACCAAAAGATCATACAGCTTGAAGGTAAATTGGAGAGAAATAAGAAATATAGGGACAATTAGAGAGAAAATAATAGGAGTTTTGGCAAATCAAACTTGATGAAAGAGTCTATGTAAGGCTGATAAATTGAAGACAGATTGCTGTATGgtttattttatcataatttttttttccttgtttgggATTTCTCCATTATTGTCAATTGGACACTTATTTTGATGTATATGGAATGATATTGTGCTGCATATTAGTCCTGAGTTAATTCTAGTCTATATCTCTGGATCTCTGGCTCTCTGGCTCTCTGTTCTTGACTGTTGTTTACTCTGTTTTTAAGATTGCTAGAGACAGTTTGTTTTgaagttgataaattttttttctttattttttgtttattgtttggTTGAAATTTTATCACTTCATCATTGTCAATTAGGTACATATTTTGATGTTTACAGAATGATATGATAATAGAAAAATACTAGTCATGAGCCAGTTCTAGTCTATTTCTTTGGCCCTCTGTTCTTGATTGTTGTTtactctgtttttcttttcttatatgAATGCTCTTGTTttcttatagatttttttttttcatggctcttttcaaatccctttttttctttaaataatatttactttGGCATGGTATTTGAGGAAAAATAagcacttattttaaatttgggaCCATGAAGTATACTTAAAAACGAATCCCTTAACCTATGACTAAGATGTTGCCAACACATATTGTTCTGTAAACATATTgtgattattataatttttgcaACGGCAAccaattataaaatagtttCTCCAAAACATAAgtgccaatttttattttttttggaataaaaataatattttcctctCGAAATAGAATCAGTATAGTAAGGAACAAACTATAGATAAGTTTGATGATAAATCGTGCGTAAATAATTTGGTTTAATAGGAAtggtataataatataataaaaaaatctaattaattactTGACAAATGGTTATTCCTTTCATTTGTTATCAAGATGATGGTGATTTTTAAGAtgaatgaatataattaatgggGGATTTTtgtttattccaaaaaaaaatataaataaataaataaagaaaaataaaaaaggggggATTTTTGTTGTTCGAACTTTATTTGAAGCCCATCACTCATACGGAATTATTTCAATACCTAAAAGAATCTAAGAAACCTTGTTCCCTTGGACTTAACTTTGCCTCTTTACTaagcattata
This genomic interval carries:
- the LOC112488864 gene encoding protein VACUOLELESS GAMETOPHYTES isoform X2, translating into MDTPASSHDHPLVLNHTMHNRHELASLLHCNKCGYAIVRGSFYSCFHCGYHLHYHCAVTMPPKINHPFHPQHPLSWCIIGSFTCAFCYPHDSNFLNPLREEYYSYSCIEYNLKLDIECALAPTITCYDDQTRPLCHLQPMDLVEKEDGLSFSACCVCESPSRFGSSTYYYYCKICEYYCDSCEKERDPRLCVYYCEGCKYVAHVQCVISEVLRVLKGELKDVELRIVGQNELDTEIMEKNLVLDKEKEESALVGEQGKASMTLMDLVSELSKRIGRFALSVSRL
- the LOC112488864 gene encoding uncharacterized protein LOC112488864 isoform X1, translated to MDTPASSHDHPLVLNHTMHNRHELASLLHCNKCGYAIVRGSFYSCFHCGYHLHYHCAVTMPPKINHPFHPQHPLSWCIIGSFTCAFCYPHDSNFLNPLREEYYSYSCIEYNLKLDIECALAPTITCYDDQTRPLCHLQPMDLVEKEDGLSFSACCVCESPSRFGSSTYYYYCKICEFSVHKSCTNFSRDIMHPFHPKHRLFLHFSYGILDCSSCGRDCCYRFNFRCKECDVNVCIRCTFLRPCIRYQGHDHLLCYVNYVWKFYSRTSCDADDAYCKQYSMGDLSEFNWSRNHVLRCVPCQFNLHLLCGPLPSVIKHKCHIHPLTLVDSLIEDDSGEYYCDSCEKERDPRLCVYYCEGCKYVAHVQCVISEVLRVLKGELKDVELRIVGQNELDTEIMEKNLVLDKEKEESALVGEQGKASMTLMDLVSELSKRIGRFALSVSRL